The Acinetobacter lwoffii genomic sequence ATGATCCCTGGTTAAGTTTTGAAGATGCGCACATACTGGCCCAAGCTTGGAAAATCAAACCGATCAATCTGGGCGCAGTCGGTCATGTCAATGTCGCTTCTGGTTTTGGCCCTTTTCCTGAAATTGAACAATATCTGATTTCAGAAAACCCTATGCGCCATATCAGCAAAGTTGATGAGAGCAAGTATTATTTTAAATTTGCATTTTAGTCGCTGCAAACTATGCTTGTGCCAAATTTATTTTCTAATTTCGCTGGTTATTTTTAATCAGCATTCTCTCTTTTGAGGAGTAATCATGTCGCAGCGATCCCGAGTGCTGCCAGGATTTGGTCTTTCTCTAGGCTTTACCCTAGCGTATTTGTCATTAATCGTTTTGATCCCGCTGTCAGCTGTTTTTATTAAATCACTGGGCATTGGTTGGGATGGCTTATGGGAAATCCTGAGCTCTGAACGTATCTTGAAATCATTGCAGTTAAGCTTCACCGCAGCCATTGTCGCTGCACTGGTCAATGTAGTATTTGGCCTGTTACTGGCGTGGTGTCTGGTACGTTACAGCTTTCCGGGCAAACGTATTGTCGATGCTCTGGTAGATTTGCCTTTTGCCTTACCCACTGCGGTTGCGGGTATTGCCCTGACCTCTTTATATGCACCGACCGGCTGGATTGGTCAATATTTAGAACCAATTGGCATTCAAGTCGCTTATACCCCGATTGGTATTACACTGGCATTGATCTTTATTGGTCTGCCTTTTGTAGTGCGTACGGTTCAGCCAGTCCTTAGCGATCTGGAAACCGAACTGGAAGAAGCTGCATCTGCATTGGGTGCCAACCGTTTTCAGATTGTGACCAAAGTGATTTTCCCAATTCTGCTGCCTGCGCTGATCACTGGCTTCGCTTTAGCCTTTGCCCGTGGTGTCGGTGAATATGGTTCGGTCATCTTTATTGCCGGTAACCAGCCTTTTGAAACGGAAATTGCACCCTTAATG encodes the following:
- the cysT gene encoding sulfate ABC transporter permease subunit CysT, which produces MSQRSRVLPGFGLSLGFTLAYLSLIVLIPLSAVFIKSLGIGWDGLWEILSSERILKSLQLSFTAAIVAALVNVVFGLLLAWCLVRYSFPGKRIVDALVDLPFALPTAVAGIALTSLYAPTGWIGQYLEPIGIQVAYTPIGITLALIFIGLPFVVRTVQPVLSDLETELEEAASALGANRFQIVTKVIFPILLPALITGFALAFARGVGEYGSVIFIAGNQPFETEIAPLMIISRLEEYDYAGATTIAVVMLLISFVMLFLINLLQAWASRRTGRTAR